A window of Macrotis lagotis isolate mMagLag1 chromosome 1, bilby.v1.9.chrom.fasta, whole genome shotgun sequence genomic DNA:
AGCTTGGGAGCTGCCTGTGGCAGCGGGGTTGGCGCTGCCTGCTCCGACATCAGGTTACTGATAGAGAAAGGGTGGTTGAAGTTATAGGGGACATCCAGCTTCAGCTCACCGGGGAGCTCCAAGCCAGGGAAATAGGGCCCTGCAGAGGGTGGGGGTGAGCTGCAGTTCAGGGTCCCTGCtgttccctcccctccacctGGGGCCTCTGCCTCCGGAGGAGGGGGCCccgggggtggaggtggggaggaggacAAGGCAGCTGAGGCAGCCCCGGCTGCTCCCCGGCCACCTGACCCCCCACCTCCACCATCAgctttcttgaccttttcttccaGCTTGAAGCGTTTCTGTCTCCGGAGATAGCAGCCATTCTCGAACATGTTGCCGGAGCCTGGGTGAAGGGCCCAGTAAGAGCCTTTGCCGGGCTTGTCCGGGGACCGGGCCACTTTAACGAAGCAATCGTTGAAGGAGAGGGAATGGCGGATGGAGTTCTGCCATCGCTGTTGGTTCTCTCGGTAGTAAGGAAACAGGTCCATAATCCACTGATAAATCTCATTGAGGGTTAGCATCTTGCCAGGTGCCTGCTGGATAGCCATGGTGATGAGGGAGATGTAGGAGTATGGGGGCTTGGCATGGGCCAGAGGACGGCGGTAACCGCCCTTTGGGGCCTCTTTCGGTCGACCCAACCCAGGTCCTGGGCCAGCATACCCAGGCCCCCCTCCAGTGCCTCCGCTGGGTCCCAGACCTGGGAAGGGAGGTCCCAGAGGTGCTGGTGGGGCTGTTGGGGCCAGGGGACCAGCTGGAAGGGGTGAGGCTGGGAGGCCAGGAGGTGGGTATGGGGGGCTTAGGGGGCTCAGGGTCATGTAGGAGTTAAGTGGAGTCATTGTGCTCATCGGTGTCACTGGAGGATAGACCTGTAGAGGAACAGggaataggagagagaaaaacttACAGTGAGTGAAGAGGACACACTCACCCACCTAAGCAGGGAAAATTATTGGAAGATCCTCTATACGTGTCTCTCTCCTGGTTCACTTTCTCAACCCTTGTCTCTAGCTAGAATTTTAGAAGCCAGAAGAAATCACTTGatatttccctctttctctccatccttcctGGTCTCTCTCACTCCATTTGACCCTCTCCATGTACTGGTCTACAGTTTCTGGGATTGGTCCGGTTCATCTATGTCCAGTTTCCTCTGTCTCTATCCATCTTTCtgcctcactctctctgtctctgtctcttctctctcctcccctctcttctcttctcttctctccctctctctctccctctctccctctctccccattctgtctctgtttctctcttttcccccttcctgcTTCTCATCCAATATTCCCCtcatccttccctttcttcttggaAGATTTGGAGTGAGTGAGGAAACAGGGGCTTGGATGTTTCAACTGCAAAAGCTCTGGCCTCCTATATccaggatggggagggggaggaggtcAGAAGACTCAGTGCTTTGGGATGCCAGGTATTACActttggggaggaggaagagtgaGGGCAAAGTCCTCAAACCCTCTTTCTCCAGACCCCCAATTCTCCATCTATTCCACATTAAAACAGTTCTATGGCTCAGTCTGGCTCCACCCAATTCCAGGTGAGGTAGAACCAGTAGTCCTGGCCCATCTAACCTTGAACCACCCTACTCCCCTAATCCTCTAGGCTTTCTCACGCCCCAGGGCTGAGAGATGAACCCCTGGTGTCCGGGTCTGAGCCGGATCTTTCTCCCAGGGTGGGGCCCTGGGGGAGGAGGGACTTGAGAAGGGGGACCCACCCTCCTCACAGGCCGGAACTTCTTCCTGCTCCTCAACCTGAGAATTGGGGCATGGAGGAGAGGCCTGAACCCACAGATCTGATAATCCATAGGGGTTCCTGAGAAGTCTTGAGCAAGAAGGGACCTCGCTGACTTCTCTAGTATCAAAGGCTATGTGAGGCAAGAGAACATTtttcagaaggggaaactgaTACCCAGAGAGGGAAAGATTAAAAGAGTGATGGGTTTGgagctgggagagaccttagTGGTTGTCTAGTAGGCcccctcttcccatttttttttatttacagaaaagaaagttgAAGCTTTAGGAAGTGATTTTGAGTGGGTCAGATGGTTATACAGCAAGCTGGGATAGGGATGATATggcccccttctctccccccccccccagctgacCCATGGTTGTTCTGACATGGGAATCCTCATCTTCTCTGTCACAATGGAAGGGGATCTGACATACCCACAAACTCACCCATGAAGAGATGAGCAGTGTTGTCATAACAGCATCCTATCAGAGGATTCGGGGTGCTAGCTTTGTGTCCTTGGACTAAccatttaatctttctggacctcagtttccccactttcTTCTTACCATGGTACATTTTGGGAGACCTAGTTTTGCAAACTTGGAGCTATCTTTGGCTCCCAATCAGCTGTTAGGTCTGGTTCATTCTACACATACAACATCTTTATTCTAATATGCACCATCCACTCCCTCCCTCACAGATTTTCATTGGTTCTCTATTGCCTCCAAGATCACATATAACCTCCTCAGCTGGTCCTGAAAGCCCTCTACCATCTGGCTCCCACTTTCCCATCTAATTTCCTCATAGTTCTCTCCACAATTCTCTATTCTCGTACTAGGATGCTGTGCCCATGTCCTGTACAGGCTGGCCCTCATGCccagaatgctttccctccttccatctcttaTGAGAGGTCCTTTCCAGAaagctccatgaggacaggggccagttttgaatttttcatctttgtattcccagcaaactggtacacagtaggtacttaattatTGTTAGTTGAAGTGGACTGAAATGATCCTTCCAGTAGTTAGTGCTCTTTAGATCAATTAGCATCACCTTATGTATACTTCATATCTAAAAATTTGTATTTCGTCCCAGAagactgtaagctccctgagggcaggttctgttttgtttctgttttcccaGGAACTAGTAACTGGCAcaaagtaggaacttaataattgTTAGTTGGACTGAAATATAtggtaaaataaaaggattggtcATGGACCCAAGGAAGAATATGCTGGAACCTCAACTTAAACTGGTTGTCAGATTTTACACTCGGAAATCAGAAACTGTTACAATCagaatttggtttatttttttgattattgTTTTGAGTTATCAAagcaatggagaaaaataatgaaatgtgtcctgctttttttttgttctttgttgaaAAGCTGGTTGTATAATATTTACCAACACACTTTTGCGTAGACCTCTTGGCTGTCTGTTGAAACTTTATgggaatcatgtttttaaataattaaaggaaattctaaatttcaattagagatgagcaaaaagaaagatgtattttttatttaattatccaAGACCACAGACTCTTGGAAACCTATCCATGAAACCCTTGAGGGATCCACAGACCATCAAGACCATCAAGTTATGCATATCATCTAAGGTTCTTTCTGTACTAATGGGGTCTATGATTCTAAGTGTTATATCTACTAGCAAGTCACTCCTTTCCTCTTGAACTCTGTTACTGGGGCACCTGAGACCCTCCAGCCCAAGTCCTCATCCTTTCTATTGTCAAAGAACTTATTGCCCTGAGAGGTGGCTGaggaatagtaaaaaaaaaaaggaaccataGCTGAGTTCAGAAGCATTGGTTTGGTCCCTGTCAATGCTTTGCGAACTTGGTCAAGTCCCTTCTGCTTTAAGTGACTCTTCATCTGCAAGAGGAGGGTATGGGCATTAATTAGGGCCCTTCCAATTCTTGAGCCATAATTTCATAAGATCATAGCATCATCCTAGAGCAGACTAGAGTCCTGGGATTGGGTGCTCCTGACCCTTGGGCTTCCAACTCAGTTAGATACCTACTCACAGCCCTACTTTATTGACTATGGCCTTTGGATACAGTTAGGTAGTCAGTTTCGATCTGCTATCCCTGGGTCTCCCACCTCAGGTCCCTTAAGAGCACATACTAGGAAcagttggaaatacaaagaccTTCCTCAAATATCTACTTCCCCTACCCCCAATTTCTAGCCAGTGTGTAGTCATTGGGGTGACTCAGGAGACATGCCTCCCTGCCAGCTTTTTCCTCCCTAGCTAAGTGGAGAGGACCCTGGGCAGGGGTTTGGGAGGTCATTCTTTGTCCTGGACTCATTGTAACTTAAGGCAAGCTCCTTTCCTCTCAACccatttccccatctgtgaaatgggaagaTAGATGGTCTGTCTATAGATGTCTGCTGATGTCATGGCTCTTGGGTCCTTCCTAGGTCTTACTTTCTATATCTTACATTCTATATTCTGAGGGTCATTCTAACGGACATGATTGGATCTAGGAGCCCCCTCAGCTCTGGCATGGAAGGCTAAATTGAGAATCAGGAAGAACCGGCTTTGAAATCCAGATGTTTAAAAGTTGTATAACCCTGTGTGGATCCCATAAcctatcagcctcagtttctacatctgtaaaatgagggaagaaactgaatgagttatTAAAGGTCCTTTACAGCTTTAAAAGCAATGATCCTACAATTCTAGAAGGTTGTTCCCATTCTCAGTTCTAGGATCCTGCTcagatctgacattctatgtCCTAAGCTCCCTCACTTCTGTGATATCCTCTGTTTTTTGTTCTAAGGTACCTCCTAACTCTGACCTGCTCTGTTCTCAGAATGGGAGGCCCAGGTGCTGGGCaggcagtgggggtgggggggtgtttGTCCAGCTTGGGCGGGTCCCTGGGTCGATAAGGGGCCAGATAAGGGCCCCTTATCCCCACCCCCTCTGAGCCACATTGCTGGAGCCCAGGTGTGGCCTACCCTACCTTGGCCTGGCGGTCCAGAGCCCAGCCCTGCCAAGTTTAGGCAGCCCCACACCTACCCACTGAGGCAGGTCTTCCTAGGGTCCCCCCAATGGGAGCCAAAGTTTTATGTCCCAAACTGTGTCCTCCTTGGATAACAAGGATTAGGTTAGTTCAATGGCTTTTGAGATCCCTTCTAAATCTGAACTTCTGTGTCTGACCACTGGACAGTGGATCCTCTCTGGGTCCTCAGCATACTCCAAATTATCTCCCCAAAGCTAAATCCAAAATTATATCCCCCCTAAATAATACCTGCTTTGTCTCACCAAAACTGTATCTCCCCAATGCATACCATCATAGTACCTTCTCCAGTAAAGTCTACCTTAAACCATGTTCTGCCTCAAATTTTGTCATACCCCCCAGCTATCTGTGCTTCCTTCCACACTGCACTCATCTTCTGCTAGATGGTTTTGCTAGGGTTGTATCCAGTCCCCCCCCCCCGCTTCCTCAGTCACCCTTCAAAGTCTATCACCATCAAAACAGAAGAATTCTTTCAGTTCCCTAAATCCCCAAACTTTTCCCAAAATTCTCTCAATGATTTCTTCCACTCCCCAAACTCTGGTCCCCCTAAACCGTCCTCTAGTGGTATTTCCTCCTCCAATTATGCTCCCTTCAAAGAAGATACCATCTCCCAATGGTATCTCCTCCTCCAAATGAATCTATCTAGCAGCCTTAGaatatttaaagctagaaggaccATGGAGATCATTTACCAAAGTGTGTATATATGCCTCCAAATAGCACCAGCTCTTCGTATTTCTAAGTAGATATAGCCTTCCTTAAATTCTGTCTCTCCAGCAGACTCCCCTCAGCTCCTTATCCCTCCAAACTGGGATTCCCTCAGACTATATCCTCCTAAGCTACCCCCCTATAATAAGAGGGGAAAACCCTGTGGTAATAACACCTCAAATTCTATCTCTCAGCAGTATCTTCTCAGGTCCCTGTTTCCCCAAGCTATAGCTTCCTCAAAATTATGTCTCCCCTAAATTACATCCTCCCAAGAATATTAACCCTCCCTCCAAAAACAAGTCATTTGGAATAttgattctcaaactttttggtctctaGACCTCTTtagattatgaaaaattaatgacAGCCTCCTCCCCAAAACCTTTTGTTAATGTGGGTTATAGTtatcaatatttaccatattagaaattagaaGGTCTCAGtgttattataaaaatgattttaaccTCACAGACCCAGACTTCCTGAAAGGTCTGGAAGACCCTCAGGGGTCCCTGACCATACTTTGAGTTTCACTGCCTTGGAGGATATGGGGCTTAGATTCAGAA
This region includes:
- the FOXA3 gene encoding hepatocyte nuclear factor 3-gamma isoform X1, producing the protein MRIPMSEQPWVSWGGGERRGPYHPYPSLLYNHLTHSKSLPKASTFFSPLILEKSARSLLAQDFSGTPMDYQICGFRPLLHAPILRLRSRKKFRPVRRVYPPVTPMSTMTPLNSYMTLSPLSPPYPPPGLPASPLPAGPLAPTAPPAPLGPPFPGLGPSGGTGGGPGYAGPGPGLGRPKEAPKGGYRRPLAHAKPPYSYISLITMAIQQAPGKMLTLNEIYQWIMDLFPYYRENQQRWQNSIRHSLSFNDCFVKVARSPDKPGKGSYWALHPGSGNMFENGCYLRRQKRFKLEEKVKKADGGGGGSGGRGAAGAASAALSSSPPPPPGPPPPEAEAPGGGEGTAGTLNCSSPPPSAGPYFPGLELPGELKLDVPYNFNHPFSISNLMSEQAAPTPLPQAAPKLDVGFPGYGAEGGGGLGEAGVYYQGMYTRSLLNAS
- the FOXA3 gene encoding hepatocyte nuclear factor 3-gamma isoform X5, which translates into the protein MSTMTPLNSYMTLSPLSPPYPPPGLPASPLPAGPLAPTAPPAPLGPPFPGLGPSGGTGGGPGYAGPGPGLGRPKEAPKGGYRRPLAHAKPPYSYISLITMAIQQAPGKMLTLNEIYQWIMDLFPYYRENQQRWQNSIRHSLSFNDCFVKVARSPDKPGKGSYWALHPGSGNMFENGCYLRRQKRFKLEEKVKKADGGGGGSGGRGAAGAASAALSSSPPPPPGPPPPEAEAPGGGEGTAGTLNCSSPPPSAGPYFPGLELPGELKLDVPYNFNHPFSISNLMSEQAAPTPLPQAAPKLDVGFPGYGAEGGGGLGEAGVYYQGMYTRSLLNAS
- the FOXA3 gene encoding hepatocyte nuclear factor 3-gamma isoform X2, with translation MRIPMSEQPWVSWGGGERRGPYHPYPSLLYNHLTHSKSLPKASTFFSVYPPVTPMSTMTPLNSYMTLSPLSPPYPPPGLPASPLPAGPLAPTAPPAPLGPPFPGLGPSGGTGGGPGYAGPGPGLGRPKEAPKGGYRRPLAHAKPPYSYISLITMAIQQAPGKMLTLNEIYQWIMDLFPYYRENQQRWQNSIRHSLSFNDCFVKVARSPDKPGKGSYWALHPGSGNMFENGCYLRRQKRFKLEEKVKKADGGGGGSGGRGAAGAASAALSSSPPPPPGPPPPEAEAPGGGEGTAGTLNCSSPPPSAGPYFPGLELPGELKLDVPYNFNHPFSISNLMSEQAAPTPLPQAAPKLDVGFPGYGAEGGGGLGEAGVYYQGMYTRSLLNAS
- the FOXA3 gene encoding hepatocyte nuclear factor 3-gamma isoform X3; this translates as MDYQICGFRPLLHAPILRLRSRKKFRPVRRVYPPVTPMSTMTPLNSYMTLSPLSPPYPPPGLPASPLPAGPLAPTAPPAPLGPPFPGLGPSGGTGGGPGYAGPGPGLGRPKEAPKGGYRRPLAHAKPPYSYISLITMAIQQAPGKMLTLNEIYQWIMDLFPYYRENQQRWQNSIRHSLSFNDCFVKVARSPDKPGKGSYWALHPGSGNMFENGCYLRRQKRFKLEEKVKKADGGGGGSGGRGAAGAASAALSSSPPPPPGPPPPEAEAPGGGEGTAGTLNCSSPPPSAGPYFPGLELPGELKLDVPYNFNHPFSISNLMSEQAAPTPLPQAAPKLDVGFPGYGAEGGGGLGEAGVYYQGMYTRSLLNAS
- the FOXA3 gene encoding hepatocyte nuclear factor 3-gamma isoform X4, translating into MLGAAPSVKMETHELSEWSYFPEAAEVYPPVTPMSTMTPLNSYMTLSPLSPPYPPPGLPASPLPAGPLAPTAPPAPLGPPFPGLGPSGGTGGGPGYAGPGPGLGRPKEAPKGGYRRPLAHAKPPYSYISLITMAIQQAPGKMLTLNEIYQWIMDLFPYYRENQQRWQNSIRHSLSFNDCFVKVARSPDKPGKGSYWALHPGSGNMFENGCYLRRQKRFKLEEKVKKADGGGGGSGGRGAAGAASAALSSSPPPPPGPPPPEAEAPGGGEGTAGTLNCSSPPPSAGPYFPGLELPGELKLDVPYNFNHPFSISNLMSEQAAPTPLPQAAPKLDVGFPGYGAEGGGGLGEAGVYYQGMYTRSLLNAS
- the FOXA3 gene encoding hepatocyte nuclear factor 3-gamma isoform X6; its protein translation is MRIPMSEQPWVSWGGGERRGPYHPYPSLLYNHLTHSKSLPKASTFFSPLILEKSARSLLAQDFSGTPMDYQICGFRPLLHAPILRLRSRKKFRPVRRVYPPVTPMSTMTPLNSYMTLSPLSPPYPPPGLPASPLPAGPLAPTAPPAPLGPPFPGLGPSGGTGGGPGYAGPGPGLGRPKEAPKGGYRRPLAHAKPPYSYISLITMAIQQAPGKMLTLNEIYQWIMDLFPYYRENQQRWQNSIRHSLSFNDCFVKVARSPDKPGKGSYWALHPGSGNMFENGCYLRRQKRFKLEEK